The following are from one region of the Halodesulfurarchaeum sp. HSR-GB genome:
- the lrp gene encoding HTH-type transcriptional regulator Lrp yields the protein MTYENLDAELINELLADGRASLRSVGESLGVSVTTVSNHLQSLEAAGTIKGFVPVVDYDTLGYDVTAILQLKVEGEAIPEITDRLKAVDRMITVYEVTGEFDIIAVGKFEDTDSMDEIIKELLVEPAIKESNTSVVLAAPVECDQFELPVAEE from the coding sequence ATGACCTACGAAAACCTCGATGCGGAACTGATCAACGAACTGCTCGCGGACGGTCGGGCCAGCCTGCGGAGCGTCGGCGAGTCCCTGGGTGTCTCGGTGACCACGGTCTCGAATCACTTACAGAGCCTGGAGGCGGCGGGGACGATCAAGGGTTTCGTTCCGGTGGTCGATTATGACACGCTCGGATACGACGTGACCGCAATCCTGCAGCTGAAAGTCGAGGGCGAGGCGATTCCGGAGATCACCGACCGGTTGAAGGCCGTCGACCGGATGATCACCGTCTATGAGGTGACCGGCGAGTTCGACATCATCGCGGTCGGCAAGTTCGAGGACACCGACTCGATGGACGAGATCATCAAGGAACTACTCGTCGAGCCGGCGATCAAGGAGAGCAATACCAGCGTGGTGCTGGCCGCACCGGTCGAGTGTGACCAGTTCGAGCTTCCGGTCGCGGAAGAGTAG